Genomic DNA from Kiloniellales bacterium:
CTCGATCTCGGGATAGGCCATGACCAGGCCCAGGCGGTTGATCGGCACGCCGAAGCGGCTGGAGCGGCCGCAGATCCGCAGATCCGCGAGCGCCGCGATCTCCAGGCCGCCGCCGACGCAGATGCCCTGGATCATGGCGACCACTGGCACCGGGCAGTCGCGGATCGCGCCCAGGGTCGCATGCATGATCGCGCCGTAGGCCCGGGCCTGCGCGACGTCGGAGCGCTCGGTCTCGAACTCACCGATGTCGTTGCCGGGGCTGAAGGCGCGCCCGCCGGCGCCGCGCAGCACCACGCAGCGCAGGCTCCCGTCTCCAGCCAGCTCGCGGAAGACCTCGCCCAGCCGCTGCCACATCGGCTTGGTCATGGCGTTGAGCTTCTCCGGCCGGTCGAGCACCACGGTCGCGACGGCGTCGC
This window encodes:
- a CDS encoding enoyl-CoA hydratase-related protein codes for the protein MHEQITLQRRDAVATVVLDRPEKLNAMTKPMWQRLGEVFRELAGDGSLRCVVLRGAGGRAFSPGNDIGEFETERSDVAQARAYGAIMHATLGAIRDCPVPVVAMIQGICVGGGLEIAALADLRICGRSSRFGVPINRLGLVMAYPEIEGLLALVGPAVAKELLFEARILGAEEALAKGLVNRVVADDAVEAEAEATAARIAAGAPLVNRWHKAFIRRLARGAPLTEAELDEGFACFGTEDFRTGYKAFLAKAKPDFKGR